The genomic segment AGAGGAATTTCTCAGGGTAAAGCTGGGCAAGGTGGGAAACCGGATAACAGCATCATCTCTGCCTAGAGGTGCAGGCAGCATAACAACCATTACTGATGCTGACGGCATTATCCGTATTCCTGCCAATTCAGAAGGAATTAAAGAAAATGAAACAGTTACTGCTGAACTTTTCAAGCCTTTAAATGCTGTTCACAATACAATAGTCATAGTGGGAAGCCATGATAATACCCTTGATATCCTGGCAGATCAGCTTAAAATTGAAAACAGCGGCATTACCCTGTGTTCCAGCCATGTAGGCAGTATGGGAGGGCTTATGGCAATTAAAAGAGGTGTATGCCATGTGGCAGGCTCTCATCTTTTGGATACTGAAAACGGGTCTTATAATATTTCTTATATAAAACGCTTTCTGCCTGACATAAAGGTTAAAATAGTTAATCTGGTATTCAGGGATCAGGGATTGATAATACCTAAGGGCAATCCTAAAAATATTCATGGGATTGAAGACCTGGCGCGTAAAGATATTAAGTTTATTAATCGTCAGTCAGGGGCAGGCACCAGGATACTTCTTGATTACCAGCTTAACAAATTAAATATATCCCCTGAGATGATCCAGGGCTATGGGCATGAGGAATTTACTCATATGTCTGTTGCTGTGGCAGTTTTAAACCGCACTGCCGATACAGGACTTGGGATATGTGCAGCAGCCAGGGCATTAAACCTGGAATTTATCCCTGTGGTAACAGAGCAGTATGACCTGATAATCCCAGAAGAACATTTTGAAAGTAAAAATATAAAAATATTAATAAATACAATCAAATCCATGGATTTTCAAACAAGGGTAAAAGCCCTGGGAGGATATCATACTGAAAGAACCGGTGAGATAATAATCTGATATTTTACAATTCTCTCACTTGAATCCTTGTTTTCTTAAAGCATATATTATTGGATGCATATTTTCATCCGATTATTGCAAGAGCAATCCACGGCACCAGATTGAAAACATATACAAGTATCTTATAAGCGCCGATAAATGAGTAAAGAACCACATTGAATTTTTCCCGAGGCATGGGAAACCACCTGCTGTGCATTCTGTATATGAAATCACTGGCGAATATCACTATCAAAAAGAGGAATACAAGCAGCCCAACGTTTATTATGGTACACCACATAAAAAACTTTGTGATTATTTCAATGTTCATTATCTTTCTCCTTTTCCACCTGTGTTTTTGTTTACACATTGATAGAAAATTCACAGGTATCTATTTTAAAAAGTTGTATAAAGCCGCCGGGATGCTCCGTTGCTCCAGGGATATGAATTTTACATCTCCGCTCCTTCCAGTCTTTCAGTCAGGGAGTCCGGTTCTTTTTACTAAAACAGATTTTTTGATTTGCACCAATTCTAACAAAGACAGGATTGACAAGCCTTCAAAATTTTGGTGCATTTCAATTATCTATGATTTTAGCAAACCACCGGACTCCCTGTCAGTTATTCAATGGATTCTTTTAAGCGGCTGGGAATATCCATCCGGCTGTGCAGTACGTTGACAACACCTAACCTGCCTTCTGATAATTCCCTGAAAAAAATATGGTGATACTGGTAGATTATATAAAAAATCCCTTTAATTTCTTCATGTTCAACCTTGCGCCACAGATATTTGCTTTCTGAGGCTTTTTCAATTGCATTGTATATCCCCCTGATATATTTATCAGCCTGCTGCTCACCCCATTTTTTATCAGTATAATGCCAAATATCTATCATTCTGCGCCGGGCTTCAGGATAAATTTTATGCTGTATTGGCATTTTTTTCCTTTTTTGCTGTCTTTATTATTTCTTCGGGGTCAAATTCGACAAATTCACTTTCATCTGCATTCATTCCGGGTTGAAGTTGTTTTACAAGTACATTCCATTTTTGTGATTCCTTTTTTTTATAATCACGGCGAATAAGGTCGCGCACATATTCACTGGCAGATTCATAAAGACCGTGTTCTCCTGTCTGTTCATTGATAAACTGCCTCAGCTTCCCTGTAACTCGTACATTTACTCCCTCACTCATAATTCTCCTCCTTTGAGTATTTATATTTTAACATAACACTTGTCCCACAAAGAATCAATAATGGGGGAATATTTTTCACATTAAATAAATACCGGGGTTTGTTCAAATTATCCAGGCTGTCCTTTTCCATCCTGAAAATCCAGGTTCAAAAAAATGTGCGCTGTCTGCGGCGCTAAAAAACCTTCTCCACCACCGGGATGCTCCGTACTCCAGGGATTGAAGCTGCCGGACGGGTAGGCGTAGTCGCGGTAGGCTGACCGGCAGTTCAGCGCGCCGGCGTAACACGAGCCGCCGCGCCTAACCCGGACCGAGCCTTCTTGGGGACCAACAGGATCAGTTACAGAACCAGATGGATATTTCCCATACCAATCCTGACACCATTCCCAGACGTTCCCGTGCATGTCATATAAACCCCAGTCATTGGGTTCTTTTTCACCCACAGGATGGGTTTTACTGTCTGAATTACCGCCATACCATCCAGCACGATCAAGATCAGATTCACTTGTTGTCTGCATATAAAAGCCTTTGGTCAGGATAACCTCATGCAGATTTTCATCATCATCCCTGTCTTTTTCACCCTCCGGGCTTCCCATCATAAAAGTACCAGGAGGAATAAAAACAAACTTCATATCAATAATGTTGACAACAGTCTCCCGGTCAGTTTCAGATGCAACATGTTTATCTGTAATTTTATCTTCGCCGTTAGAACCACTGCCGTTATTGCTGCTACTTACGATTCCGGCTTCAGCTTGATCTTTGGCAAAGGTAACATCTCCACCAGCATTTATGATTTCAGGCATCAGTACACGAAGAATTTCATTCAACCCATTTTCAAAAGATGGAAACAAATTAGAAGAAAGCAGAGCTATAAAATACTTACTTTCTTTAATTGCTTTGGTGATATGAATCTTCCAATTTTGACCAGGCAGCAGATTAACTTTATCCATCCACGGGTCAATACCGGCTTTCTTTAAGTCATCATAAAGCCTTTTAGCAATATCGTAATCTTCCCTGGTGTAGCTGATGAATATTTTCATATATTTACATGTGAGTCATTAATACCAGTAGTCTTTGAATTTTTATCTGTCATAAGTCCGCAACGACATTTATGATTTTAAAGCTCCGAAGGAGGCATCGCCCTGGGTGAAAAAATTTGTTTTTTGAGGGGGATTTTGATCTTATTTTAAAGAATTATATAAATTTGCCAACTTTAATCTATCCTGACCATCCTTTCAAATCCTGACCATCCAGATTCAAAAAAACGTCCTTGCCAAACTCAGAGACAAGGCATGCCTTGTCTCTATAATGGTAAGACACTTATTTTCTTTTCTTTTTTTTACGATCTCGCTTGTCTTCTTTCTGCTTTCTTTGTCCAAATTCAATCCTGCCTGTTCTTTGTCTGAAAATAAGGCGGATAGGGGTTTTTGTCAGTCCTGTTCCTTCTCTGAGCTGGTTTATGAGATACCTTTTATATGAAAAATGGACAGCATCAGGAAAATTAACAAAACATACAAATGCAGGCGGTTTTTCAGATACCTGGGTTGTATAGTAGAATTTTAAGCGTTTGCCATTGTGCATGGGAGGTTCATTGCGAGCCAGGGCAGTTTCCATAATCCTGTTTAACTGCCCTGTTCCTATGCGTGTTGAAAATTGTTTATAAACATCTTCTACCAGGCCAAATATTTTATTAACCCTCTGGCCTGTGAGAGCAGAAATGGTAAGAGAAGGGGCGAAATTTAAAAATTTGGCCTGATTTTTCAACTCTTCATTAAATCGCTTGGCTGTGCCGGCATCTTTTTCTATAAGATCCCATTTATTAAGAAGCAGGATACAGCCGCAGCCCCGTTCATAAGCATAACCTGCAATAGTTATATCCTGGTCTGTAACACCCTTGCCTGCATCCAGTACAATCAGGGCAATATCACATCTGTCAAGACTTCTGAGAGCTTTGATAATGGAGAATTTCTCAAGCTTCAGGGAAACCTTGCCTTTTCTCCTGATTCCTGCAGTATCAATAAGACAATAATCTTTACCGTTTACCCTGCATATGGAATCTATGGCATCCCTCGTGGTTCCAGGTATATCACTGACCACATGTCTTTCCTGGCCTAAAATCCGGTTAATCAGAGATGATTTGCCGGCATTGGGCCTGCCTGCAACCGCAATACGTACCATATCGTCTTTTTCTCCAGCAGGAGACGATGGCAGAACTTTTATGAGATCATCTAAAAAATCTCTTATTCCATAACCGTGTTCAGCAGAAACAGGATAAGGATTTTCAATGCCAAGACTGTAAAAATCATACATATATTTTTCATGGCCTTCGCCATCAATCTTGTTTACAGCATAAAGAACCGGTTTTTTTACTAATCTTAATATGCTTATAAGGTCTGAATCATAGGGCGAAATTCCCCCTTTGCCGTCTAAAATCATGATAACAGCATCAGCATCCTCAATAGCCTGATGAATCTGGGAACGGATATGGCCTGCAAAAACATCTTCATCATCATCTGAAAATCCACCAGTATCCACCAAAGTAAATTCCACATCATCCCATACAGCATCACCAAAATTCCGGTCCCTGGTAACCCCTGGGAAATTATCCACAAGAGCGTTCTTGCTTTTTGTAACCCTGTTAAAAAAGGTTGATTTTCCCACATTGGGGCGGCCTATAACAGCAACAATAGGTTTCATATTTTGTATAATCTTTTTATATTTAATGTTTTTAAGTTTATTTAAAATCTCTTATATTTCTATTTTGACAATAATAGGATATTGCATATATGTACAGGATTAATTATTTGGGAAGTTTTATTGTTACATAAGTACCTTCGGTTTCAGAGGTTGTCATGCTTATCCTGCCGTTTTGGGTTTCTGCTATGAGTTTTGCACTATAAGTTCCAAGTCCTGTTCCTGTTTCTTTGCCTGATGTAACATAAATATCAAAAAAATTTTCCCTTATATCAACAGGAACCACGCCTTTGTTATGGATAGTTATAAGTGCTGCATCTTCATCTTCATCAAGGATTATTGATATGGTTTCTCCTTCAGGGGAAGCTTCCAGAGCATTTTTAATCAGGTTTGCCAGCATTGAGTAACACAGCAGCTCATCTCCCTGGACTGTAAAGATATCATTTTTATCAACAGGAATGCCTTTGATGGAAACATTAACTGACAGGTTTCTTAGTCGAACCAGTTCACGGGTTTCAATAATAATCTTGTTTATAACCAGCAAAAGATTAACTATAGCAGGAGTAAAAGGATATATGCCTCTTTCCATTTTAAAAAGATCTACTGACAGATTAATAATATTCAGAATCCTGTATCCTGCATCTTCAATGGTTTTCAGACCGTCAAGCTGGGCATCAGTAAGATTGTCAGCCATCATTAAAAACTGGGAAAATCCGATCACTGCATTAAGAGGGGTTTTTATGTCATGCCTGGTAATACGTTCAACATCTTCACGAAGACGGGCAGCTTCTATAAGGGCTTTGTTTTGTTCATCAAGTTTCTCTTTTTGTGTTTCAATTTTTTCCAGGGCAAGCTTGAGAGCAAGATGGTTTTTTACCCTGGCTCTGACAATAGGGGGGCTGACCGGTTTTGTTATATAATCAATTGCTCCAAGTTCAAGCCCTTTGGTCTCATCCTCTGTTTCAGTCATTGCTGTAATGAAAATAACAGGAATAAAACAGGTTTTCGGGTCAGATTTAAGCTGCCTGCAGACTTCATATCCATCCATGCCAGGCATCATTATATCAAGTAAGATCAAGTCAGGGAGCGGGGCTGTCATTGTGCGCTTTAATGCTTCTTCACCGTTTTTAGCCACTATTGTCCTGTAATCAGGTTTTAATATATCAACAAGCACATTAATATTATATCTCTCATCATCTACAATCAGTATTTTTATTTCATCAGGCTTCATTATTTCCCCTCCTCTATATAATATTATAACAAATTAACAGATTGCAGAAATTGATTCAATGTTTTTTCAAATTATTAAAAACTAGGTTTAATGGGTTGACACCAAAAGATTAATAAAAGATAATAGAATTTTACGGGTTTTTTTATTTAAACAGATATTGAATACTTGCAGACAATTAACATACAAAAATTTTTTCTTCCCATATTAAGCGGAGTTTTGCTGACAGGGGCTTTTCCTAAAGCAGATATAAACATGCTTGCCTGGTTTGCCCTGATTCCCCTTTTTTACAGCCTGGCAGAAACTTCTCCAAAAGAGAGCTTTAGAATGGGCTTTACAGCCGGTCTGGCACACTACCTCTCTCTTATGTACTGGCTGGTTTATACAATGCAGACCTATGGAAACCTGCCCATTTGGCTTGCTGTGCCTCTTCTTTTTCTACTGGCAGCTTATTTATCCCTTTATATTGGCTTTTTTTCCATGATAATATCATGGCTTACACCTGGTTCATTTTTTAATTTTGCACTAATCCCTTTTTTATGGGTATCTTTTGAATATGCCAGGTCTTTTCTTTTAACAGGTTTTCCCTGGGAACTGCTTGGATACTCCCAGTATAAAAACTTGTATCTTATTCAAATTTCAGATATTTTCGGGGTATATGGGGTATCATTTTTGATATTGATGGCAAACATAATGCTGCTTCTGGTATTTTTGAATATTAAAAAGAAAAAATGGCAGAACACAGAAGTTAAGGTAAAACATGCTTTAACAGGTATAATCTGCTTTATTACAGCTATGGGAATGACAATTCTTTACAGCCAGCAGCGCATTGAATACACTGAAAAGATTATAATAGATGCACCAAAGATTAATACTGGATTTGTTCAGGGAAATATTGACCAGATGGTAAAATGGGATCCTGATTTTCAAAAAACCAGTACTCAAAAGTATATTGATTTAATAATAAACTCAAAAAAACAAAATCCTGAACTTATAGTATGGCCTGAAACTGCTGCACCTTTTTATTTTATGTATAATCCATCAATGACAGACATGATAATAAAAGCTGTTCAGAACACAAAAGCTTATCACATTATCGGCAGTCCTTCATTTAAAGAAAACAAAACAGAATTTGATTATTACAACAGCGCATTCCTGGTAACGCCTGAAGGAAATACAGCAGGCAGATATGACAAGGTTCATTTAGTTCCTTTTGGGGAATATGTACCTTTAAAAAAATGGCTTCCTTTTATTAACAAGATTGTTGCCCAGGTTGGTGATTTTAAAACAGGTAAAAAAGGGGACACCTTGATAATGGATAATTACAGCCTGGGTATTTTAATCTGTTATGAAATAATATTCCCTGAACTTTCAGGAGCAGCAGCCAGAAATGAGGCTGACCTGCTGATTAATATTACAAATGATGCCTGGTATGGAACTACGAGTGCGCCATACCAGCATTTTTCAATGGCTGTATTTCGTGCAGTTGAAAATAAGCGCTCCCTTGTACGTTCTGCCAATACAGGAATCAGCGGATTTATTGATCCATTGGGAAGAACTTATAATCTTACACATTTATTTCAAGAGGCGGTAATGACAAAAGCCTTGCCAGTGATTAAATATAAGACAATTTATGCAGAGCATGGCGATATTTTTGCTGTTACATGCCTTGCGTTCACCTTTATTGTTTCTTTTATTCATATATACAGGAGGAAAAAAATATGAGCATTGAAATTAAACAAACTATAAAAGATATTAATTTTCAGCTAAAAAAACTCAAGGAGTATCTTTGACCTGGCAGGAAAAGAAAAGCGGCTTGAAGAAATAGAAAAAATCATTACTAAAAAAGATTTCTGGGATAACCCTGAAAACAACAAGACCATATTAAAAGAGCGTACTGTAATTACAAACAAGGTGGAAGCCTATAAAAAACTGTGTACAGACCTTGAGGAAATTGAAATTCTTCTTGAGCTTGCGTTTGAAGAAGATGATACTGAAACAGCAGAGGAAGCATCAAACAAGCTTGAATCCCTTGAAAAAAGGGTCCGCCGCTTTTCCTTGAATCTTATGCTTGACGGTGAAAATGATGAAAACAATGCAATTGTTGCCATAAATGCCGGGGCAGGGGGAACTGAAGCTCAGGACTGGGCTGAAATGCTCTTTCGCATGTATGCAAGATGGGTTGAACGCAAGGGTTTTGAAAGTGAAATCATTGACTTTCAGCCAGGTGATGAGGCAGGGATTAAAAGTGTAACCTTTAGTGTATCAGGTGAATATGTTTATGGTTATTTAAGATCAGAAAAAGGTGTTCACCGCCTGGTCAGAATTTCACCCTTTAATGCAGGAGGCAAGCGTCATACATCCTTTGCATCAGTATTTGTTTATCCTGAACTTGATAATGAAATTGTTATTGATATTGAAGAAAAGGATCTTCGCATAGATGTTTACAGGGCAAGCGGTGCTGGGGGGCAGCATGTAAATAAAACCAGCAGTGCAGTCCGTATAACCCACATGCCTTCAGGGATTGTTGTCCAGTGCCAGCAGGAAAAATCCCAGCACAGAAACAAAGATACAGCCATGAAGGTTCTCAGATCAAGGCTTTATGAACATGAAAAGCGGAAACAGGATGAAAAACTGCATGAAGCCAATGCTGCTAAGGATGAAATTGCCTGGGGAAGCCAGATCCGTTCTTATGTTCTTCATCCTTATCAAATGGTAAAGGATCACAGGACAGGCATGGATATAGGCAATGTCAACAGCGTACTTGACGGAGATATTGATCCTTTTATAGAAGGGGTTTTGCTGGCTAAAAAAGCTTGATATTATGTATTTTGATGGCTGCATAATTTTTGGGTGGACAAAAAATCATGCCGGGTCTGCCCGGTGTGATTTATAGTCTATTTGATTGACAACCCATATAACATCCTATATATAAAGCTTGAATTTTTTTGGCTGCCGGGATTGATTGATTAATATATTTACTTATTATTTCATATGTTTATAAAATAATAACCGATTTACAGATTAATGTTTATACAAAAATGCCTTTTACCTGCATCTTTCAGACAATCCAGTCTAAACAAATCCCTTTTATGTTTTTTTAATTTATTAACAAATAAAAATACCAGGATAAAAAATGACTATATGTTTTAATTCAAAAATCATCTGTATTTTTAATATTTTATTATTTATACAATTATTAATTTCAACAACTTCTGCTTTTGCCGGGCAGGATATTTTAGATTCAAAATCAACAGCAGCTCAATATGGTATTGAGTATGACAACCTTCAGGTAAAAAAAGATATTATAAAATCCGGTCAGAATCTTGCTGAGATACTTTTGGCTGCCGGTGTTTCATATAATCAAATTCATGATGCAATTAAAAAATCACGCAAGGTTTTTGATGTTCGAAAATTGAGAGCAGGCAAACCTTATTGTATTATTAAATCTTCCAGAGAAGAAGAAAAAATATTCTATTTTATTTATGAACAGAATACGGTTGATTATGTTGTATTTGATTTAGGGGAACCTGTTAATGTTTATAAGGACAGCAAAACAGCTGAAATCAGATCCCAAACTGTAGAGGGTGTCATTAAATCATCTCTTTCAGAAGAATTGGCAAATCAGGGTATCAGCCATAAACTTGTAAGCCGTTTATCGGAAATTTATGCCTGGACCCTTGACTTTTATCATCTTCAAAAAGGTGATACTTTTAAAATAATATATGAAGAAAGACATATTGGAAACAAAATTATAGGAGCTGGAAAAATTCTTGCGGCAAGAATAACACATGCAAAAAAAGATTATTATGCTTTTTATTTTGAAAATAATAAGGGCAGATATTATGATGAAAACGGCGGAAGTTTAAGAAACGCTTTTCTTAAAGCCCCTCTTAAATTTGTCCGCATTACTTCAGGTTTTACAAAAAAGCGGCTCCATCCTATTCTTAATGAATATAAAGAACATCTTGGAGTGGATTATGCTGCACCCAAAGGAACACCTGTAATGAGTGTTGGTGATGGAATTATTGAAAAACTTTCATATGACAGGGGGTCAGGTAATTATATTCAAATCCGCCATAATAAAACCTATATGACACAATATCTTCATTTATCAAAATATGCCAAAGGAATTAAAACCGGACAAAGAGTAGCTCAGGGAGAGACAATAGGATATGTGGGCAGTTCAGGGATGGCTACCGGACCTCACCTTGATTTCAGGTTCTGGGTAAATGGAATTCCTGTTAATTTTCTTAAACAGGAAATTCCTACAGCTGAACCTGTTGCCCCTGAGTTGATGGATAAATATAATACTTATATTGCAGACTTGAAAACAGATCTTGATACAGAAAAAATTATTCATTTTTCTGCTGAAGCCAAAAAAGATAAAAATGGCTGATCTCAGGGATTTTCCTTTAAAATACGCCTGAACTCTCCAAGTTTGCAGATAAATAGATCATAAAAATTAGGATCAAAGTGACTGCCCCTGCCTGCATACATGATTTCAAGTACTTCCTGTTCAGGGGATGCTTTTCTATATACCCTGTCATTGCTTAGAGCATCAAATACATCAACAACAGAGGTTATTCTTGCTGCTTCAGGAATAATATCTCCTTTAAGTCCTTCAGGATATCCGCTCCCGTCCCATCTTTCATGGTGAAACAATGCAATGTCATGAGCCATTTTCAACATGGGAAAATCCGAATTTCCAAGAATCTTTCCCCCTGTTGTTGTATGTGTTTTAATAACATCAAATTCCGCACTTGTCAGGGGTCCTGGTTTTCTGAGGATTTTATCAGGAACTCCTATTTTTCCAATATCATGCATTGGTGAAGCCAGGCGCAAATCATCAACCTGAGATTTTGACCATCCGGCAGCTTCTGCAAGAACTGTACAAAAAAGAGATATTCTGCGGACATGCCCTCCTGTTTCCTGATCCCTTGATTCAAGAGCAGTCAACAGCTTTAAAATAGTCTCTTCCTGTGTTTCCCTTATCATTTTTGTCTGATGGCGCACAATCTTTTCAAGTCCTTGACTGTACTCTCTCAGGCTTCTTTCAAGTCTTACAGTTCTTTCACCTACACTGATACGGGCCTGAAGTTCGTCAGGATCAAAAGGTTTTATAATATAATCATCAGCACCAATATCAAACAAACCGGTGATAACATCGGATTTGTCTCCTCTGGATGTAAGCAGGATAATATAAACAAAGGGTTTCAGGCTCTGGCGGATTTTTCGTACAAGCTCAGGGCCTTCCATTTCAGGCATCATCCAGTCAGTAATAACCATATCCATGTTATCTGAAAAAAATTTTTCCAATGCCTCCAGGCCGTCAGGACAAGCTGTTACTTTATGGCCCCATTTTTGTAAAAATTTTTGAAGGCGATGACGTGTTATTGCATCGTCTTCTGCAATCAGTATATCCATTTAGTCCCTTTCTGATAGATTTTTAAGAATATTTTCAATTGTTTCAATGCCGGTAACCAGGTTGTCAAATACCTGCTTTGCCTGACTTAAATCATGTCTGCGGCCCATTTCTTCAATAGTCAGGGCTGTGTTGGCAACAGAATATGCCTGAAAATTTCCCATCATTCCCTTAATAGCATGGGCTGTGCGTCTGACTCCTTCACAATCCTTATCTTCAATAAATTCTCGTAAAATCTCAAGCATTTTCGGATATTCTTCTGCAAACATGTCTAAACATTCTGAAAAAAATTCCCAGTCATTATCAAAAGCTTTCATCAGGTTTTCCTTGTCAATAGATCTGGCAAATACAGGGTGTTCAGGTTTTATTTTTGGTACAACAGCTTTTGGAACCAGTCTATGGATTGTATTAAAAAGAATCTCTGAAGATACAGGCTTGGAAACATAATCATCCATACCCGCTTGAAGACAGTTCTCTCTATCTCCTTTCATGGAATGGGCAGTCATGGCAATAATGGGAATATGAAGCCCTGTTTCTTTTTCTTTTTCACGAATTGCAATTGTTGCCTCA from the Desulfonema limicola genome contains:
- a CDS encoding DUF6868 family protein, translated to MNIEIITKFFMWCTIINVGLLVFLFLIVIFASDFIYRMHSRWFPMPREKFNVVLYSFIGAYKILVYVFNLVPWIALAIIG
- a CDS encoding type II toxin-antitoxin system RelE/ParE family toxin, whose translation is MPIQHKIYPEARRRMIDIWHYTDKKWGEQQADKYIRGIYNAIEKASESKYLWRKVEHEEIKGIFYIIYQYHHIFFRELSEGRLGVVNVLHSRMDIPSRLKESIE
- a CDS encoding ribbon-helix-helix domain-containing protein → MSEGVNVRVTGKLRQFINEQTGEHGLYESASEYVRDLIRRDYKKKESQKWNVLVKQLQPGMNADESEFVEFDPEEIIKTAKKEKNANTA
- a CDS encoding SUMF1/EgtB/PvdO family nonheme iron enzyme — translated: MKIFISYTREDYDIAKRLYDDLKKAGIDPWMDKVNLLPGQNWKIHITKAIKESKYFIALLSSNLFPSFENGLNEILRVLMPEIINAGGDVTFAKDQAEAGIVSSSNNGSGSNGEDKITDKHVASETDRETVVNIIDMKFVFIPPGTFMMGSPEGEKDRDDDENLHEVILTKGFYMQTTSESDLDRAGWYGGNSDSKTHPVGEKEPNDWGLYDMHGNVWEWCQDWYGKYPSGSVTDPVGPQEGSVRVRRGGSCYAGALNCRSAYRDYAYPSGSFNPWSTEHPGGGEGFLAPQTAHIFLNLDFQDGKGQPG
- the der gene encoding ribosome biogenesis GTPase Der — encoded protein: MKPIVAVIGRPNVGKSTFFNRVTKSKNALVDNFPGVTRDRNFGDAVWDDVEFTLVDTGGFSDDDEDVFAGHIRSQIHQAIEDADAVIMILDGKGGISPYDSDLISILRLVKKPVLYAVNKIDGEGHEKYMYDFYSLGIENPYPVSAEHGYGIRDFLDDLIKVLPSSPAGEKDDMVRIAVAGRPNAGKSSLINRILGQERHVVSDIPGTTRDAIDSICRVNGKDYCLIDTAGIRRKGKVSLKLEKFSIIKALRSLDRCDIALIVLDAGKGVTDQDITIAGYAYERGCGCILLLNKWDLIEKDAGTAKRFNEELKNQAKFLNFAPSLTISALTGQRVNKIFGLVEDVYKQFSTRIGTGQLNRIMETALARNEPPMHNGKRLKFYYTTQVSEKPPAFVCFVNFPDAVHFSYKRYLINQLREGTGLTKTPIRLIFRQRTGRIEFGQRKQKEDKRDRKKKKRK
- a CDS encoding hybrid sensor histidine kinase/response regulator → MKPDEIKILIVDDERYNINVLVDILKPDYRTIVAKNGEEALKRTMTAPLPDLILLDIMMPGMDGYEVCRQLKSDPKTCFIPVIFITAMTETEDETKGLELGAIDYITKPVSPPIVRARVKNHLALKLALEKIETQKEKLDEQNKALIEAARLREDVERITRHDIKTPLNAVIGFSQFLMMADNLTDAQLDGLKTIEDAGYRILNIINLSVDLFKMERGIYPFTPAIVNLLLVINKIIIETRELVRLRNLSVNVSIKGIPVDKNDIFTVQGDELLCYSMLANLIKNALEASPEGETISIILDEDEDAALITIHNKGVVPVDIRENFFDIYVTSGKETGTGLGTYSAKLIAETQNGRISMTTSETEGTYVTIKLPK
- the lnt gene encoding apolipoprotein N-acyltransferase, whose product is MQTINIQKFFLPILSGVLLTGAFPKADINMLAWFALIPLFYSLAETSPKESFRMGFTAGLAHYLSLMYWLVYTMQTYGNLPIWLAVPLLFLLAAYLSLYIGFFSMIISWLTPGSFFNFALIPFLWVSFEYARSFLLTGFPWELLGYSQYKNLYLIQISDIFGVYGVSFLILMANIMLLLVFLNIKKKKWQNTEVKVKHALTGIICFITAMGMTILYSQQRIEYTEKIIIDAPKINTGFVQGNIDQMVKWDPDFQKTSTQKYIDLIINSKKQNPELIVWPETAAPFYFMYNPSMTDMIIKAVQNTKAYHIIGSPSFKENKTEFDYYNSAFLVTPEGNTAGRYDKVHLVPFGEYVPLKKWLPFINKIVAQVGDFKTGKKGDTLIMDNYSLGILICYEIIFPELSGAAARNEADLLINITNDAWYGTTSAPYQHFSMAVFRAVENKRSLVRSANTGISGFIDPLGRTYNLTHLFQEAVMTKALPVIKYKTIYAEHGDIFAVTCLAFTFIVSFIHIYRRKKI
- the prfB gene encoding peptide chain release factor 2 (programmed frameshift) → MSIEIKQTIKDINFQLKKLKEYLDLAGKEKRLEEIEKIITKKDFWDNPENNKTILKERTVITNKVEAYKKLCTDLEEIEILLELAFEEDDTETAEEASNKLESLEKRVRRFSLNLMLDGENDENNAIVAINAGAGGTEAQDWAEMLFRMYARWVERKGFESEIIDFQPGDEAGIKSVTFSVSGEYVYGYLRSEKGVHRLVRISPFNAGGKRHTSFASVFVYPELDNEIVIDIEEKDLRIDVYRASGAGGQHVNKTSSAVRITHMPSGIVVQCQQEKSQHRNKDTAMKVLRSRLYEHEKRKQDEKLHEANAAKDEIAWGSQIRSYVLHPYQMVKDHRTGMDIGNVNSVLDGDIDPFIEGVLLAKKA
- a CDS encoding peptidoglycan DD-metalloendopeptidase family protein, whose protein sequence is MTICFNSKIICIFNILLFIQLLISTTSAFAGQDILDSKSTAAQYGIEYDNLQVKKDIIKSGQNLAEILLAAGVSYNQIHDAIKKSRKVFDVRKLRAGKPYCIIKSSREEEKIFYFIYEQNTVDYVVFDLGEPVNVYKDSKTAEIRSQTVEGVIKSSLSEELANQGISHKLVSRLSEIYAWTLDFYHLQKGDTFKIIYEERHIGNKIIGAGKILAARITHAKKDYYAFYFENNKGRYYDENGGSLRNAFLKAPLKFVRITSGFTKKRLHPILNEYKEHLGVDYAAPKGTPVMSVGDGIIEKLSYDRGSGNYIQIRHNKTYMTQYLHLSKYAKGIKTGQRVAQGETIGYVGSSGMATGPHLDFRFWVNGIPVNFLKQEIPTAEPVAPELMDKYNTYIADLKTDLDTEKIIHFSAEAKKDKNG
- a CDS encoding HD domain-containing phosphohydrolase; translation: MDILIAEDDAITRHRLQKFLQKWGHKVTACPDGLEALEKFFSDNMDMVITDWMMPEMEGPELVRKIRQSLKPFVYIILLTSRGDKSDVITGLFDIGADDYIIKPFDPDELQARISVGERTVRLERSLREYSQGLEKIVRHQTKMIRETQEETILKLLTALESRDQETGGHVRRISLFCTVLAEAAGWSKSQVDDLRLASPMHDIGKIGVPDKILRKPGPLTSAEFDVIKTHTTTGGKILGNSDFPMLKMAHDIALFHHERWDGSGYPEGLKGDIIPEAARITSVVDVFDALSNDRVYRKASPEQEVLEIMYAGRGSHFDPNFYDLFICKLGEFRRILKENP